From the Roseiconus lacunae genome, one window contains:
- a CDS encoding sugar phosphate isomerase/epimerase family protein has translation MNKLSVSQISTLRWDLEADVHAYYERGFRGIGLYRPKVEDFGVERAAELLAEYSMAATSLSWAGGFTGSDGRTFEDAVSDAIAAVIQAAELGAETVIILAGGKNNHIKNHLRRVLYQALCRIAAVASEHGVKVAIEPFHPGCGEEWSFVNDFDATLDIIERVDNPALGLVLDTYHLGMECDIAHAVADIVPHLHLVQLGDGRHCPHGEMNRCLLGDGRVPLTDLMDLLFRNGYQGPLEVELIGEDVEHLGYDSLLDHTRAYLSHALPLHC, from the coding sequence ATGAACAAGTTATCTGTCAGCCAAATATCAACCTTGCGTTGGGATTTGGAAGCAGACGTCCACGCGTACTACGAGCGTGGGTTCCGCGGCATCGGATTGTATCGACCGAAAGTCGAAGACTTTGGCGTCGAACGTGCAGCGGAGTTGCTTGCCGAATACTCGATGGCCGCGACTTCACTTTCATGGGCCGGAGGGTTCACCGGGAGTGACGGTAGGACATTCGAAGACGCCGTTTCGGACGCCATCGCAGCGGTGATTCAAGCCGCCGAATTGGGTGCCGAAACGGTGATTATCCTTGCCGGCGGCAAGAATAATCACATCAAGAACCACCTCCGCCGCGTGCTCTACCAAGCGCTCTGCCGTATCGCCGCAGTCGCTTCGGAACATGGAGTTAAGGTTGCGATCGAACCGTTTCACCCCGGTTGCGGTGAAGAATGGTCTTTCGTCAACGATTTCGATGCGACGCTAGACATCATCGAGCGAGTTGACAATCCAGCGCTGGGTCTCGTGCTTGACACTTACCATTTGGGGATGGAATGCGATATCGCTCACGCGGTCGCCGACATCGTCCCGCACCTGCACTTGGTTCAACTTGGCGACGGCCGACATTGCCCGCACGGTGAAATGAATCGCTGCCTGCTTGGTGACGGGCGCGTTCCATTGACTGACCTCATGGATCTACTGTTCCGCAACGGATACCAGGGTCCCCTGGAAGTCGAATTGATCGGCGAAGATGTTGAACACCTAGGCTACGATAGCTTGCTCGATCACACCCGTGCCTACCTCAGTCACGCGTTACCTCTGCACTGTTAG
- a CDS encoding HTTM domain-containing protein: protein MTALPLAWLRVLVGVTYWFWASGYLADDRWRVFFQQPRFLFKYAGLEWVQPWPGDGMWWHFQLTRLAAVFFAIGFITPISAAILAFSMAFVLVSERQIYNNHDYLLACVALVSVFLPMARQLSVDHWLRGNCGGPQAIRRWQWWLVRFQLGLPYAFGAIAKLDQDWLCGLPTELWVRSRVDTPLIGSVMALPHMNLFIAWGGLLFDALIIPGLYFRRTRSFAITAALVFHLTNATIFTIGVFPWFMLATMWVFFSSNAISNFTYRISSLAQRRLGIANADVVRVDRPTRVVAAIGPRHLAGVVLAFVYVTVQLLLPVRPWLLPGNASWNERGQRFSWRMMLRHKDCLTWFRIETGDDHLFVPANFVMTPNQLRRAPRDPELVRQAAVQLRSMAQSIGVSNANVYALHLVSLNGRRPKCLVDPDKELTRAKRGWWSDDWVKQDPGPPKKPPYRQPFDRWWQDVDPPPRFVDLMTMRPSEAQRLFDQLIASQQSDASADDER from the coding sequence ATGACGGCGCTGCCACTAGCATGGCTGCGCGTACTGGTCGGTGTCACTTATTGGTTTTGGGCCAGCGGATACCTTGCCGATGATCGCTGGCGTGTGTTCTTTCAGCAGCCGCGATTTCTATTCAAGTACGCCGGACTGGAATGGGTTCAACCATGGCCCGGCGATGGGATGTGGTGGCACTTTCAATTGACACGTCTTGCGGCGGTCTTTTTTGCGATCGGGTTCATCACGCCAATTAGCGCGGCGATACTCGCGTTTTCGATGGCGTTCGTCTTGGTCAGTGAACGCCAGATATACAACAACCACGATTATCTACTTGCCTGCGTGGCGCTTGTTAGTGTGTTTCTGCCGATGGCGAGACAACTGTCAGTCGATCATTGGTTGAGGGGCAATTGCGGCGGCCCGCAAGCGATCCGCCGTTGGCAGTGGTGGCTTGTCCGGTTCCAACTCGGGTTGCCATATGCCTTCGGTGCCATCGCAAAACTCGACCAGGACTGGCTGTGTGGACTCCCCACCGAACTTTGGGTTCGGTCCCGTGTCGACACACCGTTGATTGGATCGGTGATGGCACTCCCACACATGAATCTGTTCATCGCATGGGGCGGCCTGCTATTCGATGCGTTGATTATACCGGGGCTTTACTTTCGTCGAACACGATCCTTCGCGATCACCGCCGCACTGGTGTTCCACCTCACGAACGCAACGATCTTCACGATCGGTGTCTTCCCCTGGTTTATGTTGGCGACGATGTGGGTGTTTTTCTCTTCGAACGCCATTTCAAATTTCACGTATCGAATTTCATCGTTGGCACAAAGACGATTGGGGATAGCGAACGCAGACGTGGTAAGAGTCGACCGACCGACGCGAGTGGTCGCGGCGATCGGTCCTCGGCATTTAGCGGGCGTTGTGCTTGCGTTTGTCTATGTCACAGTTCAGTTGTTGCTTCCGGTTCGACCATGGCTACTTCCCGGAAATGCCAGCTGGAACGAACGAGGGCAACGGTTTTCTTGGCGAATGATGTTGCGACACAAAGATTGCCTCACCTGGTTTCGCATTGAAACCGGCGATGACCATTTGTTCGTTCCCGCAAACTTTGTAATGACGCCAAACCAGTTAAGACGGGCACCGCGTGATCCTGAGCTGGTCCGCCAAGCGGCCGTCCAACTTCGATCAATGGCACAATCGATCGGTGTCTCCAATGCCAATGTCTATGCTTTGCATCTTGTGTCGCTGAACGGGCGCCGTCCGAAATGCTTGGTCGATCCCGATAAGGAACTGACGAGGGCGAAACGTGGCTGGTGGTCCGACGACTGGGTGAAACAAGATCCTGGTCCACCCAAGAAACCGCCATACCGTCAGCCATTCGATCGCTGGTGGCAAGATGTCGATCCGCCTCCACGATTTGTCGACCTGATGACCATGCGTCCCAGCGAAGCGCAGCGTTTGTTTGATCAACTGATTGCGTCACAACAGTCCGACGCTTCTGCCGACGATGAACGATGA
- a CDS encoding DUF4339 domain-containing protein gives MSAKWFYMASGWLRKARRIGPITEADLLARIDKGEISPETLVQSAKTRNKWIPMNKIKPAMERWRRSHPDKV, from the coding sequence ATGTCGGCAAAATGGTTCTACATGGCCAGCGGATGGCTGCGGAAGGCACGTCGAATTGGTCCAATCACCGAGGCGGATCTTTTAGCCCGGATTGATAAGGGCGAAATCAGCCCGGAGACGCTGGTTCAGAGTGCGAAGACACGAAACAAGTGGATTCCGATGAACAAGATTAAACCCGCGATGGAACGCTGGCGGCGTTCTCACCCCGACAAGGTTTAG